The proteins below are encoded in one region of Brachyspira sp. SAP_772:
- a CDS encoding nitrilase-related carbon-nitrogen hydrolase: MKVSFIQFNVKKDKKENIKKIEEYIKINDASLIVLPELSSSGYLFENREELLSVSESINNEDEINKKSIFINSIIEISKKYNKAIIAGFAENFKNKSYNSALIAESGYLKGIYRKVHLSDFEKKFFDAGDIKESYNVFEVCKEKVS, encoded by the coding sequence TTGAAGGTTTCTTTTATTCAATTTAACGTMAAAAAAGATAAAAAAGAAAATATAAAAAAAATAGAAGAATATATTAAAATAAATGATGCTAGTTTAATAGTACTTCCAGAGCTTTCTTCTTCTGGTTATTTATTTGAAAATAGAGAAGAATTATTAAGCGTATCTGAAAGTATAAATAATGAAGATGAAATAAATAAAAAATCAATATTCATAAACTCTATAATAGAAATATCTAAAAAATACAATAAAGCCATAATAGCAGGATTTGCTGAAAACTTTAAAAATAAAAGTTACAATTCAGCATTAATAGCAGAAAGCGGATATTTAAAAGGAATATACAGAAAGGTGCATTTATCAGATTTTGAAAAGAAGTTTTTTGATGCTGGAGATATAAAAGAATCCTACAATGTATTTGAAGTTTGTAAAGAAAAAGTATCT